ACGGAAGGCTCCGCCTCCGGATGTGTCCCGTCCTCGACGGTGCGGCCTCACGCCACGACCACCACCGGTCTGCACCGCGACCGCCACCGGGCCACGGCACGCCGGCCGCTGGCCCGCGCACACCGCCACCGGTCTACGGCACCACCGTCACCGGCCAGCGGCCCGCCTTCACCAGCCGGATCGCGACGGAACCGACGATCCGGTGACCCGCCTGCTCCGACGCGCCCACCACGACGGCGTCCGCCTTCAGCTGCTCGGCCGCCGAGACGAGCCCGTTGTACGGGTCGCCGCGGAAGGTGTGGAACTCCCAGCGCACATCGAATATGCCCTTGACCTGCTCGGCCGCTTCCTGGATGTCCCGGACCAGCTCCTCGGCGATCTGGTCGGTCGTCTCGGCGACCGGTACCCCGAGCGCCGCGCCTCCCGCCATCACCGGCTGTACGTACACCAGCGTGAGCAGAGCCCGCTGCCGCCGCGCCAGCCCCGCGGCGTAGGAGGCCGCCCGCAGCGAGGACTCGGAGCCGTCGACGCCGGCCAGGATGACCTTGGGCCCGTCAGTGCCACGTTCGAACTGGTGGGAGTGGTGTTCCGTCACGGCCCGAGGCTATCGGAACAGGCGCGGCCGGCCGCCGCCCGGGACCCCCGCCCGCCGGTGTCGGACCGCCCGCCGGATGCTCCCAACGGGTGTTTTCATACGACCGCACCGGTGGCCGGGTGCTCGGGAACACCACCTCCGGGCGAGTGATCAGTCATGAATAAGGATCAGTTCCTCTCAAGACGCCGGACCTTGCTCGCCGGTGCCGCCGCCCTCGGAGCGGCGGGCGCGGCCGGCGCGGTACAGCTGCTCGGCGCCGGGGCGGACCCACCGGCCCGGTCCTCCGCCGCGCCGGCCGAGCCCGCCGCCGGGGCCCAGGCGAACAGAGCGGTCCGCAAACCCTCCGCCTACCGGCTCCAGCCCATCGCCGGATACGGACCGGCCCGCGGCACCCCCGCCCGCACCCTCGTACGGCACGAGCCGTTCCTGCGGATGTCGGACCGGGAGCACAGCATGGTGCTGAGCTTCGACGACGGCCCCGACCCCCGCTGGACCCCCGGCATCCTGCGCACCCTCAAGGCCCACGACGTGCGCGCCATGTTCTTCGTGTGCGGCGAGATGGCCGCCGACAACAAGGACCTGCTGCGCCGGATGTCGGACGAGGGGCACATCGTGGGCAACCACACCTGGTCCCACCCGCTCCTGACCCGGCTCGGCAGATCCGCGATCCGCTCCCAGATGGAACGCACCTGCGAGGTCATCGAGGAGGCGTACGGCGAGCGGCCCGGCTGGTTCCGCGCGCCGTACGGGGCCTGGAACCGCGCCGTCTTCGAGATCGGCGCCGACCTCGGCATGGAGCCGCTCGCCTGGACCGTCGACACCCTCGACTGGACCACACCGGGCGCCAGGACCATCGAGCGCCGGGTCATGAAGGGGGCGGGGGCGGGCGTCGTGGTCCTCGGGCACGACGCGGGCGGCAACCGCTCACAGAGCGTGCGGGCGCTGCGCGACTACCTCCCGCGGCTGCTGGACTCGGGGTACCACCTCACCGTGCCCCGGCGGCAGCTCGCTTAGGGCCTGGGACGGGCACCGGCCGGGCGGGCTCTTCGCCCACCCGGCCGGGCGGCGGTCAGCGGACCTCGACCAGGCGGGCGAACGCGACGACGTTCCCGTCGTAGCCGTTCTGCTTGGAGAAACCGCCTCCGCAGGTGATGACACGCAATTCCGGATTACCGGTGTTCCCGTAGACGCGGTCGCCGGGGAAATTGTTCTTCTCGAAGACCTCGATACCGTAGATCTCGAATACGGCGGTCTTTCCGTCCCTGCGCCTGACCTCCACGCGGTTTCCCTTTTTCAGCGCCCCGAGACCGTAGAAGACGGCGGGCCCCTGCCGGTTGTCGACATGGCCCACGACGACGGCCGTGCCCTTCTCGCCGGGGGAGACCGCACCCGAGAACCACCCCGCGAGGTTCGGGTCCTC
This sequence is a window from Streptomyces ortus. Protein-coding genes within it:
- a CDS encoding universal stress protein; the encoded protein is MTEHHSHQFERGTDGPKVILAGVDGSESSLRAASYAAGLARRQRALLTLVYVQPVMAGGAALGVPVAETTDQIAEELVRDIQEAAEQVKGIFDVRWEFHTFRGDPYNGLVSAAEQLKADAVVVGASEQAGHRIVGSVAIRLVKAGRWPVTVVP
- a CDS encoding polysaccharide deacetylase family protein, with product MNKDQFLSRRRTLLAGAAALGAAGAAGAVQLLGAGADPPARSSAAPAEPAAGAQANRAVRKPSAYRLQPIAGYGPARGTPARTLVRHEPFLRMSDREHSMVLSFDDGPDPRWTPGILRTLKAHDVRAMFFVCGEMAADNKDLLRRMSDEGHIVGNHTWSHPLLTRLGRSAIRSQMERTCEVIEEAYGERPGWFRAPYGAWNRAVFEIGADLGMEPLAWTVDTLDWTTPGARTIERRVMKGAGAGVVVLGHDAGGNRSQSVRALRDYLPRLLDSGYHLTVPRRQLA
- a CDS encoding class F sortase: MSVSELAEEEERPRKRAPWGVIALVLLTGLALIRNGSGEFDVGPPQPATAAAADSAGTARSRPGTPAPLPFSVADRVRIPAIQVDAPTVPVGLDMDGWVDAPPPEDPNLAGWFSGAVSPGEKGTAVVVGHVDNRQGPAVFYGLGALKKGNRVEVRRRDGKTAVFEIYGIEVFEKNNFPGDRVYGNTGNPELRVITCGGGFSKQNGYDGNVVAFARLVEVR